One genomic region from Rhinoraja longicauda isolate Sanriku21f chromosome 8, sRhiLon1.1, whole genome shotgun sequence encodes:
- the LOC144596096 gene encoding gamma-crystallin M2-like yields the protein MGYQYVLNRGEYPDYQRWMGFNDNIRSCRSYPQYRGSNYKMKIYERPDFGGQMMEFMDDCPSVYDRFRNRDIHSCHVMDGYWTLYEQPNYRGRQYFMRPGEYRKYNDWGGYNSTIGSFRRMRDF from the exons ATGGGGTACCAGTATGTCCTGAACAGGGGGGAGTATCCTGACTACCAGCGCTGGATGGGATTCAACGACAACATCAGGTCCTGCCGCAGTTACCCTCAG TACCGAGGGAGCAACTACAAGATGAAGATTTACGAGAGGCCTGACTTTGGAGGGCAGATGATGGAATTCATGGACGACTGTCCCTCCGTCTACGATCGTTTCCGTAACCGTGACATCCACTCCTGTCACGTGATGGATGGTTACTGGACCTTGTATGAACAGCCCAACTACAGAGGCCGACAGTACTTCATGAGACCCGGAGAGTACAGGAAATACAATGACTGGGGCGGCTACAACTCCACCATCGGGTCCTTCAGGCGCATGAGGGACTTCTAG
- the LOC144596098 gene encoding gamma-crystallin M2-like, with translation MGYQYVLNRGEYPDYQRWMGFNDNIRSCRSYPQYRGGNYRMKIYERPDFGGQMMEFMDDCPSVYDRFRYRDIHSCQVMDGYWIFYEQPNYRGRQYFMRPGEYRKYNDWGGYNSTIGSFRRMRDF, from the exons ATGGGGTACCAGTATGTCCTGAACAGGGGGGAGTATCCTGACTACCAGCGCTGGATGGGATTCAACGACAACATCAGGTCCTGCCGCAGTTACCCTCAG TACCGAGGGGGCAACTACAGGATGAAGATTTACGAAAGGCCTGACTTTGGAGGGCAGATGATGGAATTCATGGACGACTGTCCCTCCGTCTACGATCGTTTCCGTTACCGTGACATCCACTCCTGCCAAGTGATGGATGGTTACTGGATCTTCTATGAACAGCCCAACTACAGAGGCCGACAGTACTTCATGAGACCCGGGGAGTACAGGAAATACAATGACTGGGGCGGCTACAACTCCACCATCGGGTCCTTCAGGCGCATGAGGGACTTCTAG
- the LOC144596097 gene encoding gamma-crystallin M2-like, which translates to MGYQYVLNRGEYPDYQRWMGFNDNIRSCRTYPQYRGSNYKMKIYERPDFGGQMMEFMDDCPSVYDRFRNRDIHSCHVMDGYWTLYEQPNYRGRQYFMRPGEYRKYNDWGGYNSTIGSFRRMRDF; encoded by the exons ATGGGGTACCAGTATGTCCTGAACAGGGGGGAGTATCCTGACTACCAGCGCTGGATGGGATTCAACGACAACATCAGGTCCTGCCGCACCTACCCTCAG TACCGAGGGAGCAACTACAAGATGAAGATTTACGAGAGGCCTGACTTTGGAGGGCAGATGATGGAATTCATGGACGACTGTCCCTCCGTCTACGATCGTTTCCGTAACCGTGACATCCACTCCTGTCACGTGATGGATGGTTACTGGACCTTGTATGAACAGCCCAACTACAGAGGCCGACAGTACTTCATGAGACCCGGAGAGTACAGGAAATACAATGACTGGGGCGGCTACAACTCCACCATCGGGTCCTTCAGGCGCATGAGGGACTTCTAG